From the genome of Variovorax sp. RA8, one region includes:
- a CDS encoding fumarylacetoacetate hydrolase family protein, producing the protein MKLISYRYQDQDSYGAVQGDRVIDLRAVFGTRAADLKALIAADLLAEAAQAAAQAKESLPLAEVQRLPVIPNPGKIVCVGLNYGEHVRETGRTITEQPTLFLRVAESQLAHGEDIVLPPESSKLDYEGEIAIVIGRGGRRIPEAEAWQHIAGYACYNDATLRDWQSATPQWTAGKNFFCTGGFGPWLVTRDEIADDQVMTLVTRLNGQEMQRTTTDKLIHSIPRQIAHISAFTPLAPGDVIVTGTPGGVGAKRTPPVWMKAGDVVEVEVDAIGVLRNGVRAE; encoded by the coding sequence ATGAAACTCATCAGCTACCGCTACCAGGACCAGGACAGCTACGGCGCCGTGCAGGGCGACCGCGTCATCGACCTGCGTGCCGTGTTCGGCACGCGTGCGGCGGACCTCAAGGCCCTGATCGCAGCCGACCTGCTGGCCGAGGCCGCGCAGGCCGCGGCCCAGGCGAAGGAATCGCTGCCGCTGGCCGAAGTGCAACGGCTCCCCGTGATCCCCAATCCCGGCAAGATCGTCTGCGTGGGCCTCAACTACGGCGAGCACGTGCGCGAGACGGGCCGCACCATCACCGAGCAGCCCACGCTGTTCCTGCGCGTGGCCGAGTCGCAGCTTGCGCACGGCGAGGACATCGTGCTGCCGCCCGAATCGAGCAAGCTGGACTACGAGGGCGAGATCGCGATCGTGATCGGCCGCGGCGGCCGCCGCATCCCCGAGGCCGAGGCCTGGCAGCACATCGCCGGCTATGCCTGCTACAACGACGCGACCCTGCGGGACTGGCAGAGCGCCACGCCGCAGTGGACCGCCGGCAAGAACTTCTTTTGCACCGGCGGCTTCGGCCCCTGGCTCGTCACGCGCGACGAGATCGCCGACGACCAGGTGATGACGCTGGTCACGCGCCTCAATGGCCAGGAGATGCAGCGCACCACCACCGACAAGCTGATCCACAGCATCCCGCGCCAGATCGCGCACATCTCGGCCTTCACCCCGCTCGCCCCGGGCGACGTGATCGTGACCGGCACGCCCGGCGGCGTCGGTGCCAAGCGAACCCCGCCGGTGTGGATGAAGGCGGGCGACGTGGTGGAGGTGGAGGTCGACGCCATCGGCGTGCTGCGCAACGGCGTGCGGGCGGAATAG
- a CDS encoding IclR family transcriptional regulator, with protein MSEEKSNSSLERMLGVLDLFDDRRLSLTAEDIAAALEVSLPTGYRYVRTLLEAGLLQRVENSHYTLGPRIILLDHYIRRADPVLREGIPVMRELVQQTGFDCVTSGLFGTQVLDTHREMGSMPATLAYGRGRPRPLFQGGAPKVLLATFTPTQLRKVFEARREEAVRCGLPGEWSEFRKYYAAIRRAGHYLSMGELEPQLAAVAAPILKSDGSAWGALSLVLETSRLAIVDTRKLVQLVSEGAGRIAARLA; from the coding sequence GTGAGCGAAGAAAAATCCAACTCCAGCCTCGAACGCATGCTCGGCGTGCTCGATCTCTTCGACGACCGGCGCCTCTCGCTGACCGCGGAGGACATCGCGGCTGCGCTGGAGGTCTCGCTGCCCACCGGCTACCGCTACGTTCGCACGCTGCTGGAAGCCGGCCTGCTGCAGCGGGTGGAGAATTCGCACTACACGCTGGGCCCGCGCATCATCCTGCTGGACCACTACATCCGCCGGGCCGACCCGGTGCTGCGCGAGGGCATCCCGGTCATGCGCGAGCTGGTGCAGCAGACCGGCTTCGACTGCGTGACTTCCGGCCTCTTCGGCACGCAGGTGCTCGACACCCATCGCGAGATGGGCAGCATGCCCGCCACCCTGGCCTACGGGCGCGGCCGCCCCCGGCCGCTGTTCCAGGGCGGTGCGCCCAAGGTGCTGCTCGCCACCTTCACGCCGACCCAGTTGCGCAAGGTCTTCGAGGCGCGTCGCGAGGAGGCGGTGCGCTGCGGCCTGCCTGGCGAGTGGAGCGAATTCCGCAAGTACTACGCGGCGATCCGCCGGGCCGGCCACTACCTCTCGATGGGCGAGCTCGAGCCGCAGCTGGCGGCGGTGGCCGCACCGATCCTCAAGAGCGACGGCAGCGCCTGGGGCGCGCTGTCGCTGGTGCTGGAGACCTCGCGGCTGGCGATCGTCGACACGCGCAAGCTGGTCCAGCTGGTGAGCGAAGGCGCCGGGCGCATCGCGGCGCGGCTGGCCTGA